AGAAGTAAACTCCTTCGCTAATTCCGTTCCGTTTAAGCCGCTCATGATAAAAAGCATGGTGTTTGACTTTTTAACTCAAACGGGAAATAACAAATATATTGAGCAATATTATTTCTTGAAAAAACGCTAATTCGATAATCTTTCATAGTATCGATTTAAAAAATCTATTGCAAAACCGTTCAAAAGTTCTATTTTGGTTTTGTGATCCTTCTTTGAATTTTTTAATAACAAATTAAACCTTATTTTTTTCCTTTTTACCTTAATAGACAAAACAACAAAAAGAAATATAACCTTATTACCTTATTTCTGATACCGCAAACTCTTTTGATAAAATTTCAGAAACGAATCATATTCTTCTGCAAAACTAAATTTACGATGATGTTGAGGTTGATTGAGAATATATTTACAAACCTTGTCCACATCTCCTTTTGATACCGAAAATGCAGACGCTGTTTCTTGCCACGAAAATTTTCCAATGCATAATTTATTTTGATTGATAAAGTTATCTGAACTATTTGCTATAATATCGGCTAAGTCATCGTCCGATAATTTTGGCGAGCGTGAAACAAGAAAATGAACATGCTCCGGATTGGCGTATATCGCATATAATTTTGAATCATTATTGTTAACAATACCTGTAATATATTTTTCAATGCGCGCTCTATGCTTTTC
This DNA window, taken from Bacteroidia bacterium, encodes the following:
- a CDS encoding transposase, coding for MRIEYRNLFTHFIFTTLHRLPLIQEKHRARIEKYITGIVNNNDSKLYAIYANPEHVHFLVSRSPKLSDDDLADIIANSSDNFINQNKLCIGKFSWQETASAFSVSKGDVDKVCKYILNQPQHHRKFSFAEEYDSFLKFYQKSLRYQK